From the genome of Gemmatimonas phototrophica, one region includes:
- a CDS encoding flagellar biosynthetic protein FliQ: protein MTYKIFGELGHSGTNPAFSGVGSTLHFLKPHTVTHQLVIDLSRDAIMTALMIAAPLLLIALGVGLVIAIIQSVTQIQEQTLVFVPKLVLVGGAFIVGLPWLLQILIKFTTQIIRGIPAMVA, encoded by the coding sequence ATGACTTACAAGATATTCGGCGAACTGGGGCATTCTGGCACCAACCCTGCTTTTTCCGGTGTCGGCAGCACTCTCCATTTCCTGAAGCCACACACCGTGACCCATCAGCTCGTCATCGACCTCTCCCGCGACGCGATCATGACCGCCCTCATGATCGCCGCGCCCCTGTTGCTCATTGCACTGGGCGTCGGGCTGGTCATCGCGATCATCCAGTCGGTCACGCAGATCCAGGAACAGACGCTCGTCTTCGTCCCCAAGCTCGTGCTCGTGGGCGGGGCTTTCATCGTCGGGCTCCCCTGGCTGCTGCAGATCCTCATCAAGTTCACCACTCAGATCATTCGCGGCATTCCCGCGATGGTCGCCTGA